The sequence TCTCTGCGATCACTTCTTTATCGTCGAAATGATGTTTCACACCGTTAATCTCCTGGTAGTCTTCGTGCCCTTTCCCGGCAACCAGAATGATGTCGCCGGTTTTCGCCAGCATGCAAGCGGTACGAATAGCCTCTTTGCGATTGACGATCGACAGCACCTTCTTGCGAACATGTGGTTCAACACCGGCTTCCATATCGGCAATAATTTGCTCCGGCACCTCGGTGCGCGGATTATCGGATGTCAAGATCACGCGGTCACTTTGCATCACCGCTTCTTTCGCCATCACCGGGCGTTTGGTTTTATCACGATCGCCTCCGGCTCCAACTACGGTGATTACTTGCTCGTTTCCGGTGCGGATTTCGCTGATTCCGTTCAGCACGTTTTTCAACGCGTCGGGTGTGTGTGCGTAATCCACAATCGCGTATTTACCATCCGGCGAACGAAGAATCTCGAATCGACCGGCAACGGGACGAAGCTCGCTGATCAGTGGTAACACTTTCTCCACATCCTCGCCCAAAAGAATAGCCGATCCGTACACTGCCATCAGGTTGTAAGCATTGAAAATACCTGAGAAGTGCGTCCAAACTTCGCGACCATCAATAGCCAGCAACATGCCGTCAAGGTGTTTCTCGATGACCTTGCATTTGAAATCGGCCAGCGATTTCAAGCCATATGCTTTTTGCGAAGCTTTGGTATTTTGCAACATCACCTTTCCGTTCTTCTCATCAGCATTCGTCAACGCGAAAGCTGCAGCGGGCAGGTTGTCGAAAAACTTCTTCTTCGCTTTCAGGTATTCAGCAAATGTTTTGTGGTAGTCCAGGTGATCGTGCGTGAGGTTGGTGAAAATTCCTCCCTCAAATTTGATCCCTGCAATCCGGTCCTGATCGATGGCGTGCGAGCTCACTTCCATGAAGCAATATTCGCAACCAGCCTCAACCATTTTGGCCA is a genomic window of Mangrovibacterium diazotrophicum containing:
- a CDS encoding UDP-N-acetylmuramoyl-L-alanyl-D-glutamate--2,6-diaminopimelate ligase; this translates as MKTLKDILSGIEFELVTGSLSTPVGQIQFDSRKVKAGDVFVATSGTHVDGHDFIPKAIENGATIIIAERADVAVGEACLITLKNTAAALGLIAANFHGNPSQNLRVVGVTGTNGKTTIATLLYKLFIKLGNKAGLISTIKYYVGEEEFPATHTTPDSLQIQSLMAKMVEAGCEYCFMEVSSHAIDQDRIAGIKFEGGIFTNLTHDHLDYHKTFAEYLKAKKKFFDNLPAAAFALTNADEKNGKVMLQNTKASQKAYGLKSLADFKCKVIEKHLDGMLLAIDGREVWTHFSGIFNAYNLMAVYGSAILLGEDVEKVLPLISELRPVAGRFEILRSPDGKYAIVDYAHTPDALKNVLNGISEIRTGNEQVITVVGAGGDRDKTKRPVMAKEAVMQSDRVILTSDNPRTEVPEQIIADMEAGVEPHVRKKVLSIVNRKEAIRTACMLAKTGDIILVAGKGHEDYQEINGVKHHFDDKEVIAEIFNE